A window of Terriglobus sp. RCC_193 contains these coding sequences:
- a CDS encoding NAD(P)H-hydrate dehydratase translates to MKILTAAEMSAADRTTAERFGVPFGELMEHAGTAVAKFARQQYPTAKNILILAGTGNNGGDGLVAARVLLQSGCNVEVFLLGDVAKLKGDAAAAYESLDRSVVRILADKTAIKEALPNAIREADVLLDALVGTGFTPPLRGPAAVARDIVADTTILVIAVDLPSGWDANFTETYAEGAFRANAVVTFTAPKLAHAFGHLTAPNVFGPVVIAPIGSPDAAIASEQKLTWTGTAKHIFESPRPFESNKGMYGHVLLIGGAAGKAGAPSMASLAALRAGAGLVTAAVPQSILNTVALITPELMTHPLTEDATGSVALANLGTKDQWLKKISVLAIGPGLGTEGEASEFVRRLVLETDIPFVLDADALNAFKGQTEKLKEASRNGTRTIVLTPHPGEMGTLLGITAKQVQADRLNLARSFAQQHGVTLVLKGARTLVAHPDGSVAVNTTGNPSMAKGGSGDILTGIIAACLAQKTHQSREAIEAAVYLHGLAGDFASRQMDEHTVLATDTVAHLSGAFRYRTSDNIGEWICGLHD, encoded by the coding sequence ATGAAGATACTGACCGCTGCCGAGATGTCTGCCGCAGACCGCACCACCGCCGAGCGTTTCGGTGTCCCCTTTGGCGAACTGATGGAACACGCAGGAACTGCCGTGGCAAAATTCGCACGGCAGCAGTACCCAACAGCAAAGAACATCCTCATCCTGGCCGGAACAGGCAATAACGGCGGCGATGGATTGGTGGCAGCACGTGTCCTGCTGCAATCCGGCTGCAACGTGGAAGTGTTTCTTCTGGGAGATGTTGCGAAGCTGAAAGGCGATGCGGCTGCGGCCTACGAATCGCTGGATCGTTCGGTTGTTCGCATTCTTGCAGATAAGACCGCAATAAAGGAGGCCTTACCAAATGCGATTCGTGAAGCGGACGTTCTCCTGGATGCACTCGTCGGCACAGGCTTCACGCCACCGTTGCGAGGCCCCGCAGCCGTAGCGCGCGACATTGTTGCAGATACAACCATTCTCGTTATCGCTGTCGACCTGCCCAGCGGATGGGATGCAAATTTTACGGAGACATACGCCGAAGGAGCTTTCCGCGCGAATGCAGTCGTAACATTCACCGCCCCCAAGCTCGCACACGCATTCGGACACCTCACCGCGCCGAATGTCTTCGGCCCAGTCGTTATCGCACCCATTGGTTCTCCTGATGCAGCCATCGCAAGCGAGCAAAAGCTCACATGGACAGGCACCGCGAAACATATCTTCGAATCGCCACGCCCTTTTGAATCCAACAAGGGTATGTACGGCCACGTACTGCTCATCGGCGGTGCAGCAGGCAAAGCAGGCGCACCTTCCATGGCATCGCTGGCCGCGCTGCGTGCGGGTGCCGGACTGGTCACAGCAGCAGTGCCGCAGTCAATCCTGAATACCGTTGCGTTGATCACGCCGGAACTCATGACACATCCGCTCACGGAAGATGCGACCGGCTCCGTTGCGCTTGCGAACCTTGGCACCAAAGACCAATGGCTGAAGAAAATCTCCGTTCTTGCCATTGGCCCCGGCCTGGGCACAGAGGGGGAAGCATCCGAGTTTGTCCGCCGCCTGGTTCTTGAAACAGATATCCCATTCGTGCTCGACGCCGACGCGCTCAACGCATTCAAGGGCCAGACAGAAAAGCTGAAGGAAGCTTCACGTAACGGCACACGCACCATTGTTCTTACGCCACATCCCGGTGAGATGGGAACACTGCTTGGCATCACAGCAAAGCAAGTACAGGCAGACCGGCTGAACCTTGCACGCAGCTTCGCGCAGCAGCATGGCGTAACGCTGGTGCTGAAAGGTGCGCGCACACTTGTTGCACACCCTGATGGTTCGGTTGCTGTGAACACCACCGGCAATCCATCCATGGCAAAGGGCGGTTCCGGCGATATCCTCACTGGAATTATTGCTGCATGTCTTGCGCAAAAAACCCACCAGTCACGCGAAGCCATAGAAGCCGCCGTATATCTTCACGGCCTTGCAGGTGACTTCGCATCGCGCCAGATGGACGAGCACACAGTACTCGCAACAGATACCGTCGCTCATCTCAGCGGCGCCTTCCGCTATCGCACCTCAGACAACATAGGCGAATGGATCTGCGGTCTGCACGATTGA
- a CDS encoding penicillin-binding transpeptidase domain-containing protein, translated as MSFFPRLRVAACSLLALSAVVAMPAMTKNSKQAHHGKAQLAHVSTAHAGTKKTKTRKAVTATNVVVVTHGKRRVVRRVRYVEHFNAPSFTTNVDNITLGDVTAGEDPLVRASLIQALGNMNGTALAIDPQNGRVLAMVNQKQALGPGAEPCSTIKLTVALAALSEGLITKDTPVNLGRGYKVDLTYALARSINPYFEELGRQMGFETVKHYANQFGLGELAGYNITGEQLGIYPDHPLPESKGGVGKMCSFGESVEMTPLQLGAIVSAIANGGSLFYLQHPTTPEEIASFQPRLKRTLNIQKYIPDMLPGMAGAVDASYGTARSLRTNFSEFPIFGKTGTCSDNGTRFGWFAGYGDGPNGRIVTVFFLTGGRPTFGPKAAELTGVFYRALADKSYFQQHAVPQVATSPATDPSAATTAIPGQSPTPAALPTSSIPATETTGTPATAPLPTGFAKPCAVNAATC; from the coding sequence ATGAGTTTTTTCCCGCGTCTGCGTGTTGCGGCCTGTTCCCTGCTTGCTCTTTCCGCTGTTGTGGCCATGCCTGCCATGACAAAGAACAGTAAACAAGCCCACCACGGCAAGGCACAGCTTGCGCATGTTTCCACAGCGCACGCCGGAACAAAGAAGACGAAGACTCGTAAAGCGGTCACCGCCACGAATGTCGTCGTCGTGACCCACGGCAAACGCCGCGTGGTTCGCCGTGTCCGTTACGTCGAACACTTCAACGCACCCTCCTTTACCACCAACGTAGACAACATCACCCTGGGCGACGTTACCGCCGGAGAAGATCCGCTTGTCCGCGCCTCTCTGATCCAGGCGCTGGGCAACATGAATGGCACCGCGCTGGCCATTGACCCGCAGAACGGCCGCGTTCTGGCCATGGTCAATCAGAAGCAGGCGCTGGGTCCCGGCGCGGAACCGTGTTCCACCATCAAACTAACGGTGGCGCTGGCGGCGCTCTCCGAAGGCCTCATCACCAAGGACACGCCTGTGAACCTGGGCCGCGGCTACAAGGTCGACCTGACCTACGCTCTTGCCCGTTCCATCAACCCATATTTTGAAGAGTTGGGCCGCCAGATGGGGTTTGAAACCGTCAAGCACTACGCCAACCAGTTTGGCCTGGGCGAGCTTGCGGGATACAACATTACGGGCGAACAACTTGGCATTTACCCGGACCATCCGCTGCCGGAATCCAAGGGCGGCGTGGGCAAGATGTGCTCCTTCGGCGAAAGCGTTGAGATGACGCCGCTCCAGCTTGGCGCGATTGTGTCCGCCATTGCCAACGGCGGTTCGCTCTTCTATCTGCAGCACCCCACCACACCGGAAGAGATTGCCAGCTTCCAGCCGCGCCTGAAGCGCACGCTGAACATCCAGAAGTACATCCCGGACATGCTGCCGGGAATGGCGGGAGCGGTGGATGCTTCCTACGGTACAGCGCGCAGCCTTCGCACAAACTTCAGCGAATTCCCCATCTTCGGCAAGACCGGCACCTGCTCTGACAATGGGACCCGCTTCGGTTGGTTCGCGGGTTACGGCGATGGTCCCAATGGCCGTATCGTCACTGTCTTCTTCCTCACTGGTGGACGTCCTACCTTCGGCCCCAAGGCAGCGGAACTGACCGGCGTCTTTTACCGTGCGCTTGCAGACAAGAGTTACTTCCAGCAACACGCTGTTCCACAGGTAGCGACGTCACCGGCGACCGATCCATCGGCAGCCACCACCGCAATCCCGGGTCAAAGCCCCACACCTGCGGCGCTGCCGACCAGCAGCATCCCTGCAACCGAGACAACGGGAACGCCTGCAACGGCTCCGCTGCCAACGGGATTTGCCAAGCCCTGCGCCGTGAATGCAGCCACCTGCTAA
- a CDS encoding peroxiredoxin has translation MKIGDIVDFTLRDQDGNSVSLSQFRGSPVVLFFYPRADTPGCTVEACEFRDIYGKLKSAGAVLLGISRDTEGKQKKFATKFSLPYTLLADPELAVAKQFDVVRDATMYGKPVIKIERSTFLFDREGKLAAEFRKVKPEGHAAEMLEAIRKA, from the coding sequence ATGAAGATTGGCGACATCGTAGACTTTACGCTTCGGGATCAGGATGGCAACAGCGTCTCTCTTTCACAGTTTCGCGGATCGCCCGTGGTGCTGTTTTTCTACCCGCGTGCCGACACGCCGGGCTGCACCGTGGAAGCCTGTGAGTTTCGCGATATCTACGGCAAGCTAAAATCCGCAGGCGCGGTGTTGCTGGGGATTTCACGCGATACGGAGGGGAAGCAGAAGAAATTTGCCACAAAGTTTTCGCTGCCCTATACGCTGCTGGCGGACCCGGAACTGGCTGTGGCCAAGCAGTTTGATGTGGTTCGCGATGCCACCATGTATGGCAAGCCAGTGATCAAGATTGAGCGATCCACGTTTCTGTTTGATCGCGAGGGTAAACTTGCAGCCGAATTTCGCAAGGTGAAGCCGGAAGGGCATGCAGCAGAGATGCTGGAGGCTATTCGGAAGGCCTAG
- a CDS encoding M15 family metallopeptidase produces MKRVLHFFCGAVLACTMLRAQVPSFRITPLHPVEELRAEALQAQPPKEAGDFRTPDLVELITLDPTIKLDIRYASTNNFLGTPVYTQARAFLQRPAAEALARASNALRPLGYGLIIHDGYRPWYVTKIFWDATPNHQKMFVADPKAGSKHNRGCAVDLSLYDLKTGEEVTMPSGYDEMTERAYADYSGGSAEERQLRSILRHAMTKEGFEINPTEWWHFDYRDWKQYPILNVPFENIR; encoded by the coding sequence ATGAAGCGAGTTCTTCATTTCTTCTGCGGCGCGGTTCTTGCATGCACCATGCTGCGTGCACAGGTGCCTTCCTTCCGCATCACGCCGCTGCATCCCGTGGAGGAGCTTCGCGCAGAGGCGCTTCAGGCACAGCCACCCAAAGAAGCCGGAGACTTCCGCACACCGGATCTGGTGGAACTCATCACACTTGATCCCACCATCAAGCTCGACATCCGTTATGCGAGTACCAACAACTTCCTTGGCACGCCAGTCTATACACAGGCACGCGCCTTCCTGCAACGCCCTGCTGCTGAAGCGTTAGCACGCGCCAGCAATGCACTGCGTCCGCTTGGTTACGGCCTCATCATTCATGATGGATACCGTCCGTGGTACGTGACAAAAATCTTCTGGGACGCCACTCCGAATCATCAAAAGATGTTCGTCGCCGATCCGAAAGCCGGATCGAAACACAATCGTGGATGCGCTGTGGATCTGTCTCTATACGATCTGAAGACAGGCGAAGAAGTCACCATGCCCAGCGGCTACGACGAGATGACGGAGCGCGCCTACGCAGATTACTCTGGTGGCTCTGCGGAAGAACGCCAGTTACGCAGTATCCTTCGCCACGCCATGACAAAAGAAGGCTTCGAGATAAACCCCACCGAATGGTGGCACTTCGATTACCGCGACTGGAAGCAGTACCCCATCCTGAATGTTCCCTTCGAAAACATTCGATAG
- a CDS encoding FAD-dependent oxidoreductase, with protein sequence MATRMEDVIIVGAGPTGLSLAAELRRLGIGAMLFDRLVEGANTSRATVVHARTLEVLEPLGISDTMVARGIPLRAGHLRETGGAIKATIAFDELPTKYPFALALPQNLTEEILATKLRALGGSIFRPIEVTSLTQTPDCVTTTYTAAGTLVQELCGRWVVGCDGMRSTVRQAAGIAFTGGDYEESFVLADVKMDWPLSSHAAANTLELFLGDQSITLVAPLPNNIWRIIATQENPPQNPAVEDCQRILDARTVPGAKVHQVVWSSRFHIHHRVASKLRQGRVLIAGDAAHVHSPAGGQGMNTGVQDAVSLASALVVAIRNGDESELAAWEQKRLKIAHSVVNTTDKITKLALSANPLTHLLRETMLGVFGHVPAVGHAMARRLSEIDNR encoded by the coding sequence ATGGCGACACGCATGGAAGACGTGATCATAGTTGGCGCGGGACCAACGGGACTGTCGCTGGCTGCAGAGTTGCGACGTCTCGGCATTGGGGCGATGTTGTTTGATCGGCTGGTGGAAGGCGCGAATACGTCACGTGCGACCGTTGTTCACGCGCGAACGCTGGAGGTGCTGGAGCCACTTGGCATCAGCGACACAATGGTCGCGCGAGGCATTCCATTGCGCGCGGGGCACCTGCGAGAAACAGGCGGCGCTATTAAAGCAACGATCGCGTTTGATGAACTGCCAACGAAGTATCCATTTGCATTGGCGCTACCGCAGAACCTGACGGAAGAAATTCTGGCGACGAAGCTGCGCGCATTGGGTGGATCCATTTTCCGCCCCATTGAGGTTACGTCTCTGACGCAGACACCGGATTGCGTCACGACAACGTATACCGCTGCAGGAACGCTTGTGCAGGAACTATGCGGGCGCTGGGTGGTGGGTTGCGACGGGATGCGCAGCACGGTGCGCCAGGCGGCGGGCATCGCCTTTACCGGTGGCGACTATGAGGAGTCGTTCGTGCTGGCGGATGTGAAGATGGACTGGCCACTTTCCTCGCACGCAGCGGCGAACACGCTGGAGTTATTCCTGGGGGACCAAAGCATCACACTGGTTGCTCCGCTGCCGAACAACATCTGGCGCATCATTGCCACGCAGGAAAATCCGCCACAAAATCCTGCGGTAGAGGATTGCCAGCGGATTCTGGATGCACGCACCGTTCCCGGCGCGAAGGTGCATCAAGTGGTTTGGTCTTCGCGATTCCACATTCATCATCGTGTGGCGAGCAAACTGCGGCAGGGGCGTGTGCTCATCGCTGGCGATGCGGCGCACGTGCATTCGCCTGCAGGTGGGCAGGGAATGAACACAGGCGTGCAGGATGCGGTGTCGCTTGCCAGCGCGCTGGTCGTAGCGATTCGCAATGGGGATGAATCGGAACTAGCTGCGTGGGAACAAAAGCGTCTGAAGATTGCGCATTCGGTTGTGAACACTACGGACAAGATCACGAAGTTGGCGCTGTCCGCGAACCCACTGACACACCTGCTTCGCGAGACTATGCTGGGGGTGTTCGGACATGTGCCTGCTGTGGGACACGCGATGGCGAGACGACTGTCGGAGATTGATAACCGTTAG